The following is a genomic window from Verrucomicrobiota bacterium.
GTCAGGTGACCGGTCGCGCGCTGGTGGATAGCGAGCAATTTGCCGTCGCCCTGTCGCATTTGGAGAAGGTAGTGCAGTTGGATACCAACCGTAGTTGGCAATCGGCCTGGGCGCTGGGCTACGCTGGCTACGCGCATTTTGGTTTGGGCGATGCCGAAAAATCCCGCAAGGCGCTGGAGGACTCGCTGGCCTTTAAGGCTACGCGCAACGTCATCAGTTTTGCCCAGCACGGCCAGATGCTGTTCGGGTTTTCCGGCGTGTACTCCAATTGGACGGCCCAAGAGACCGCCCATTTCCAGTTTCATTTTTCATCGGCTACGCCACCTGCTGGACAGACCAATTTTGCGGAACGGCACGAGGCGGCGTTTGAGGCCATCAACCGCTTTTTCGAGGCCAAGCTGCCCAAGAAAATTGATTTCTTCGTCTGGGGGACCAGTGGGGAGGCCGAGACCGCCGGGTTGGGCACCCTGGGCTTTGCGCGCCCGGAGATGGGCATCGTCCATTCCCATTGGCGGCAGACGACCGGCCACGAGATGACCCACATCATCAGCCGGCAGGCGCTCAAGCCGGTTAAAGTCACCGCTCTGATCAATGAGGGCGTGGCGGTGTATTTTGACCAGACCGGACGCAACCGCGAGCAGACCGCCCGCGCAGCTCTGCGCGAGGCCAAGGTCGAAACCCTGTCGCTGGTGGCGCTCTGGGCCCAGATGCGCGCCGTGGATGATATAGTGACTTACCCGGTGGCTGGCGCGGTGATCGAGCGGTTGCGCCAACAAGGCGGCGACGACAAGCTTCGGCAATTGCTGTGCGACCAATCCATCGAGTCCGCGCGCCAGATCTATGGCGCGGTCTTCGACGGCTGGCTCAGGGAACTGGAATCCGATCTCCTGCGAAAAGAGTAGGCCGTTCAGGCGGTCGGCGCTCAACCCTGTGGTCCTGTGTGGGTGGCGGGAAAGGTCGAACGGCTCGTTTAACCGCATCGCGGCCAGTCCGAAGATAGGCGGTTTGTTTGGTTCAAAAGCAAATCTATCAGTGTACCAGTTATGACCGACTGGCAAAATCAGGCAAGCATCAATGCTTCGGTGGCGCGGCACAGTTCATCATGCAGGGATTGCACGGCCTGTGCGGCCGGGTCCACTTTGTGGCTACCCAGTGTCCCGATGAAATTGCAGGCGGCATAATGTTGCGCCGCCGCCTCATACTTTTGGATCCATTCATTCCGTGCCGGCAGAGTTTCCGGAGCCACCGGCCAGGCGCCGGACTGTGGCCGGATGTGCCCCGTAATTCCCGCCCGCCATGGCTTCGGACTGACGCGCGCGCGAAAGCATTGTTGGTTCAAACACATGCGGACGTACACCGGGTCCGTACCCAGGGCGGCAAAGAATTCCGCGACGGCTGCCTCTCCCGGTTCAAACGTGCGGTGCATGACCAGGACCCGGAAACCTGCCGGGGTTCGGTACAGCCGCAAATGCCAATCGGGATTCTGCGCAATGAAGGCATCCATTTTTTTCCGGGCCAGTTTCTCCATTCCATCCCGCCCGCCCACCCACAGACGATGGATTCCGGCCGCCACCAGCCGACCGACAAACCAACCGATGCACAGACTGACTACAACTGCCCACAGAGCTCGCCATGCCGGATGCTGCCACAGCGCGATGACCAGCAAGGCCAGACTTATCAGGATGGGGAGAAACTTGATCCAAAGCGGCGAATCCATAGCTAGGTCAATATCGGCGAATAGCACATTGGGAGTGTTCAGGCATCTTGCCCCGTAGGCGTTCCGGGTCACAATGGTTTCGCCGTGGTGGGAGACAATTTCCTCGCGAATCGGCACACCTTCGGCGCCATTGTACGGAACCTTGGGTTCGCGCCGCAAAAGCTTATCCCCCTTGAGCACCCGCTCCAGCGCTTCTTGTGCCCGCAGGTCGGCATTGGCTTGGGCTTCTGCCTCGCTCACTTCCGACCAGCCAAAGCGCCGGATGGTCACCTGCCGACCGCGCGTGCGGTGCTGTGCGCGTCCTTCGGCCCAGAATTGTGGAATGATCATTAGTCAAATGATACCCGATTTTCTCGCAGGAGTCAAAACCGGAAAAGACCATAAGAAGCTGGCGTTTTTCGTCGGGTTGGTTTTAATTCGCGCATGGCCAAGCTGCTCATCATATCAGGAGCCGGGTTAAGCGCGGAGAGCGGGATCAGCACGTTTCGCGACAGCGACGGGCTATGGGAGAAACATCGCATTGAAGATGTCTGCAACGGCGCCACCTGGCGGGCGAACTTTGAACTCGTCCATCAATTCTATAATGCGCGACGGGCGCAGCTCGGGACCGTCAATCCCAATGACGCACACCGCATGATTGCCCGGTGGCAAAGCCGGTACGACACCATCCTGCTCACGCAAAACGTGGATGATCTGCTGGAGCGGGCGGGGTGTCGCGAGGTGGTTCACCTGCATGGTTTTCTCACCCGCATGTGCTGCGTGGATTGCGGGCACTGCTGGGATATCGGGTATGTGCCTTGGAAAAGCGGCGCGTGTTGCGTGCTGTGCCCCTCGGTCAGAGGCGTACGGCCGGACATTGTCTTTTTTGGCGAGCAAGCTCCGAACTACGCGGTTTTATGGCGGGCGCTGGATTCGTTGCGCAGGGAGGATGTACTGCTGGTGATTGGCACGAGCGGCGTGGTGCTGCCCATCACGCAAATGGCGCAGGATTGTCCGAGTTATCGAATCCTGAACAATCTGGCCAGGGAATCCGCGATTGATGAGGCGGTGTTTGATCAGGTCATCCATCAGCCAGCGACGCAGGCGGCGGCGGCGGTTGACCGGCTCTTGAAGACGCGGCTGGGGTGAGACTTCCCCGAATTCCCCTACTTCCGTTTCGCGGGACGCTGCCCATTGTGGCAATCGCCACACGCCACAACGTGAATGTTGTGTTTGCTTTGGATGGAAAGGAAAGAGGTGTCCATCTTCTCCACGTTCAGGCCACAATGGGAGTTGGCAGGATGACAGTTGGCGCACGACGCTTTGGCGGATTGGGAATGCGAGGAATGGCAGTCGCGGCAGCTCAACCCCTCATGCACCCCGGCGGGAGTGCGGTCATCCCCGGTGCCGAGCTGGCGAAACGCATTGGGCGCGTGACATTGTGTGCAAAGCCTCTGGCGCGAGTCCGTCGAGAGTTTCACCACGCGCTCACCCTGCACGATGGGCGTCACCGGCAGAAGACTGGAGGAAAAATGGGTATGCTCGCGCCGCACGTAGAGCTGCGGGGACTTGAAACCATCGGACGACTTGTGAACCTGATGGCAGGCCAGGCAGGGAATGGTCGGCTGGGCAGCCTTGGCCGGATCTTTAAAGGCCCAAGGGCCAGTGGTCGAAATCGGCGTCACGAGGTCTTCGATGTGACCATCGAAAAACATCCCATGGCAGCGGAGGCAATCGGGGGAGAGCAATTCCGTCCGGTTGTGCTTGGGGTCAAGAAAGATGCGCGCGTACGTGGCGGAATGGCGGCTGCGCTGCCAATCGGCGAACGATTCCGGGTGGCATTCCTGGCAGGCCGTGTTCACCGCCAGCACATCCCGTTCCTTGAGCCCGATCGCCTTGGTGGGGGTTCGCGAGAAGTGTTGCACCACCCGGTTCACATGCGACCGCAGCGCGTGGGTGTCGAGCGTCAGTGAACCGCCATGACAATCGCGACAATGAAAGCTGCGATGGAAGGATTTTGCCCAGGCGGAATGCATGTCCCCCATTTCGTGACAGGAGGCGCAGGTGCGCTCCGGGTTTCCGAAATGAAAATAGCTCATGCTCCCGATGGCGCTGGTCAGCAAAAATACACCCACGTAGCCCGTGAGCGCCCAGAACAGTTTTGGACGACGTAAAAAGCTCATTTGAATTTGCTCCCTTTCCAGCCGGTTTTAATGTGGTTGGAGACCCAATAAGCCAGGGCCATGATAGTCAGGACGGGATTGAAGCCACCATTGGTGACGTTCAGGCTGCCGTCGGCGACAAACAGGTTGTCAATCTGGTGGACCTGGCCGAACCGGTTGGTGACGGACGTCTTGGGATCGTCCCCCATGCGGCAAGTGCCAGCCTGATGCTGGCCACCGCTGAGCGATAGGCCACCGAGCGTATTCCGCCAAATGCGCTTGGCCCCCAACTCCTTGACCACCAGCTCGGCTTTCTTGGACAGAAAGTCCCCCAGTTCAAGGTCGTAGGGATGCCGGGTGCCCGAGAGGCGGCAGACAGGAATACCCCATGCGTCCTTCACCGTCGGATCCACGCTGACGCGCGCCGAAAAGTTGGGAATTTCCTGGATCGGTCCGTGCAGACGCAACAGGTGCTTGTACTGTTGGCGCTGAAAATCTTTGTGCGCCTTGCCCCAGCGCGGTTCGCCGGGTGGCCGGACATTGCAAAACAGGTAGGGAAGCGGAATGAATTCGTTCGCCACCATCCCGCCACCGACGAGCCCGGCATTCCCATGGTTAAAATCGCTGAAGGCCACCGTGGCGCCGGGTCCGGCCTCCTCGTAAACTTCCTGCTCCATGAGCCCGCAGGCACCAACGTAGCCGTGGCCTTGAAGGTTGCGCCCCACCCAGTCGTTGTTGTTGCCAGCCCCGTTGGGAAAGAGCTTGGACTTGGAATTCAGCAGCAGGCGGGCGGTTTCGGTGGCCGAGGCCGAGACGACGACCAGATCGGCAGGTTGTTCCTGGCCGTGGTTGTTGGCGTCGAAGTAGCGAACCCCCTGCGCGCGCCCGCGTTCATCCACGATAATTTCCGCCGCCACACAACCGGTGCGCACCTCGCAGTTTCCAGTCGCCAGGGCGACGGGCAGAACGGTGTTCTGCGAACCGGCCTTGGCATTGATGGGGCAGGCAAACCCGACGCAGGAACGCATGTGAATACACGCTGGCCGGCCATTGTACGGCACGGAATTGCGCAGCATGGGAATGGGAAAGGGATGAAAGCCCAGGCGCTTGGCCGCGTCCACGACCATCAGCCCTTGTTTATTATAAGGGAAGGCCGGCATGGGGAACGGTTTCTTGCGCGGGCCGCAGAATGGATTGGTGCTGTAATCACCGGACACGCCGATCTCATACTCGGCCTTTTCGTAGAAGGGTTCCAACTCATCATAGCTGATCGGCCAATCGGCCAGGGTGGAATCCTTTACCTCGCCATACGTGGAACGCATGCGGAAATCCTGCGGCATGAACCGCCAAGCCATGGCGCCGTAACTCACCGTGCCGCCGCCAACGCAGCCGGCGTTGTTGCAGTAACCGCCTTCGCTGGGGAGAACCACCCGCGTGCTGCCGTTGGAATTGACGACCACCCGCCGGTGCCGGAGATCATCAGGGCCAAACGGGTTGCCGAGGGCCGGGGTGCGCTGGGAATTCAGTTCATCGTCATTATGCTCGTCGTAGCGCGGCCACTCACCGCGCTCCAGGAGGACGACACGGAGACCCGCCTGGGCCAATTCCTTGGCCACAATTCCACCGCCAGCGCCGGCGCCAACAATGACTGCATTAACTTTTGGAAGAGCCATAGGTGCAGGTAAGTAAAGATTTACGACGGGCGGCCAGGAGTGTAACGGTTCTGGCCGATGAGGTTGGGATACGCCAGGCCGAGCATGCGGTAACTGGCATAATCACGGTTGCCACCATGCCGGGGGCTGCCATAGAAGCCCTGCCGGGTATGGTCGAGGACCAGACCGAAGAACGCCGATGGCGAACGATCTCCCCAGAGTTCCTTCGGCGCCTTGCCCGTCTCAAGTAGCCGCAAGGCGTCCGTCTGTTGCGCAAAGGGGAGTTGTTCAAAGGGGGTTTTATACACTTGCAGACAGGTCTGGCGAAAGGCTTCCAGCCCCAGACGGTAGCTCTGCTGGTGCCGGGCGAGCACCCCGGAAATCTGGCGGTCAATATAGTAAATCACCCCCGCGTCCGTCGCGCCGGGCGTGTCATCGCGCGGGATGATCTGTTCGCAGATCGCGATCAACAACTTGGCCTCGGCTTCGGAAAAAAATCGGTAAGGGGCCGGGGCCGTGCGGATGAAATGGGTGATGCCGGCAGAGCCACCGACGCCAACGGCGGCCCCGAGGGTGCCCACCGCTGCCAGTTTCAACACCGTGCGTCGCGACACGCCGTCCGGCTCAACTGCGGCGGCCGTTTGTGAAGGAGTTGGTTTCATGGGGTCGGCTGCTGGCTGGTACTGGGCAATGGCCTGAAAACAGGCAGGCTGGCAACCGGGTTGCCAGGGCCACCAGTGTTATGGGCAATAATCACGAGCCTATTAATAACGATAATGTTGGCAGGGAGCAAGTCGCAAATACGGTTTGAAGGCGGCTTGACACGCCGTTAGATTGCATCACCCTCTCACCATGCGAATCACCAGAACACAATTGTTTGAACAACGTTATTGGACTGGAAATTCACGATGGTCCGCCCTGGCGCTGGGGCCCGGGCAAAATGACGCACTGGAAAAACATTTACCTCAAGGCGCTGTAATCCGCCTTAAATTCGGGGTCAGACTTAAGCCGAACTCTGAATACCGAGTTACGCCGGAAAAGTTCGGCAAAATGGGAAGCCGAACTGAAGCACATGCAACCTCACCTCACTGTGCTTCCTTTTCCTTTACCGGTTTGAATTCGAGGAAAACATCGGGAAACTTGTAGTACGGCCCTGCCTTCAGGCTCCGGAGAAACTGCAGAAGTTCATCGGTGTTGCCTGGGCTGCCGATCCAGAATTTCCTCCCGTAATCGGTTTCGAAGAGGAAAACGCAGGTGGCGTCCTGTATAAGCCTGGCTTTGCATGGCGGCATGGATTTGATTTGTTCCGCCGTTTCGTAGCTGGGCTCAGGGGGTGCCGCATTTGTCAGCACTTCCTTCTCGACGGTGATATTTTTCGGGATGGCGACTTGGTCCAGTTC
Proteins encoded in this region:
- a CDS encoding GMC family oxidoreductase; this translates as MALPKVNAVIVGAGAGGGIVAKELAQAGLRVVLLERGEWPRYDEHNDDELNSQRTPALGNPFGPDDLRHRRVVVNSNGSTRVVLPSEGGYCNNAGCVGGGTVSYGAMAWRFMPQDFRMRSTYGEVKDSTLADWPISYDELEPFYEKAEYEIGVSGDYSTNPFCGPRKKPFPMPAFPYNKQGLMVVDAAKRLGFHPFPIPMLRNSVPYNGRPACIHMRSCVGFACPINAKAGSQNTVLPVALATGNCEVRTGCVAAEIIVDERGRAQGVRYFDANNHGQEQPADLVVVSASATETARLLLNSKSKLFPNGAGNNNDWVGRNLQGHGYVGACGLMEQEVYEEAGPGATVAFSDFNHGNAGLVGGGMVANEFIPLPYLFCNVRPPGEPRWGKAHKDFQRQQYKHLLRLHGPIQEIPNFSARVSVDPTVKDAWGIPVCRLSGTRHPYDLELGDFLSKKAELVVKELGAKRIWRNTLGGLSLSGGQHQAGTCRMGDDPKTSVTNRFGQVHQIDNLFVADGSLNVTNGGFNPVLTIMALAYWVSNHIKTGWKGSKFK
- a CDS encoding multiheme c-type cytochrome; this encodes MSFLRRPKLFWALTGYVGVFLLTSAIGSMSYFHFGNPERTCASCHEMGDMHSAWAKSFHRSFHCRDCHGGSLTLDTHALRSHVNRVVQHFSRTPTKAIGLKERDVLAVNTACQECHPESFADWQRSRHSATYARIFLDPKHNRTELLSPDCLRCHGMFFDGHIEDLVTPISTTGPWAFKDPAKAAQPTIPCLACHQVHKSSDGFKSPQLYVRREHTHFSSSLLPVTPIVQGERVVKLSTDSRQRLCTQCHAPNAFRQLGTGDDRTPAGVHEGLSCRDCHSSHSQSAKASCANCHPANSHCGLNVEKMDTSFLSIQSKHNIHVVACGDCHNGQRPAKRK
- a CDS encoding gluconate 2-dehydrogenase subunit 3 family protein — encoded protein: MKPTPSQTAAAVEPDGVSRRTVLKLAAVGTLGAAVGVGGSAGITHFIRTAPAPYRFFSEAEAKLLIAICEQIIPRDDTPGATDAGVIYYIDRQISGVLARHQQSYRLGLEAFRQTCLQVYKTPFEQLPFAQQTDALRLLETGKAPKELWGDRSPSAFFGLVLDHTRQGFYGSPRHGGNRDYASYRMLGLAYPNLIGQNRYTPGRPS
- a CDS encoding Sir2 family NAD-dependent protein deacetylase encodes the protein MAKLLIISGAGLSAESGISTFRDSDGLWEKHRIEDVCNGATWRANFELVHQFYNARRAQLGTVNPNDAHRMIARWQSRYDTILLTQNVDDLLERAGCREVVHLHGFLTRMCCVDCGHCWDIGYVPWKSGACCVLCPSVRGVRPDIVFFGEQAPNYAVLWRALDSLRREDVLLVIGTSGVVLPITQMAQDCPSYRILNNLARESAIDEAVFDQVIHQPATQAAAAVDRLLKTRLG